The Pagrus major chromosome 1, Pma_NU_1.0 genome includes the window TGGTTGTAAGGCACCTTGCCACTGTGCACTACCTCAGTAACCTCTGCGGGACAGAGGGCAGAGTCTCCCCTGAGTCCTCCAgcacttcctcctccacagcctGACTGTGTCTGCAGTCGGGTCAGCGTGGACGCCATCATGGAGCTGTTTGCCACAACCTGTTCTTTTGCAGCCACTGAAGCTGCCATCCTCTGAGCCTGCTAACACATGTGATATTCATGTAgtcctcctctgctgtcctctctgtccacACTGTCCTAAACCCCACTCAAGTCCTTCTGGTCTGCTGATGCATGTGTGACCAAACTGGACCGAGGCCTTACTGCACTGTGGATATGATAGATTGAACCACCCTTGAAATGACTAAACCTCGTTGAGACCTCCTTCACCTTCCATCACCAGATATTTCACTTCTGCAACAGCAGAAAAGTTGGAGATGTTCTTTAAGGAGACGTTGCCTCAAAGCTTGTAATAGTTGGCTTCCAAAGGTCACAATCGAGAGTTCGGATGACACCATGGTGATGACATCAGATCGACATCAGCTgagcagaggtggagagggTCTCTGGGTGACCTGAGGACCTCTACTGGACCTTCATCGCCTCCAGCTgggtcaaacagacacaccaGCAGCCATAATTGAGACTGTTGTTACTCCAAACCGAGTCAACAGTTTCTCTAATATACACGTCCGGCCTCCAGGCAGGGCCTGTTACTTTGAAGTGACAACAGCTTCCTGTGAATCCTTCAGTTATCAGCTCCCTTTATTTTACCTTGAcagataaatacataaatatttattttgtttgtttttttgttcacaaGAAAGTAAAAACTAGCAGATATCTAAAGAAAACACGGACCAGTTTCTTCTCAAACAACTGTGACAAAATTATGGTTTATAAGGTAAATTTCTTTATGCAGGTGATCAgctggggaagtttcatggtgacaTAGTTCAGTATTTGACCCTATGCACCTGCACTGTCTCACTTTAAAAATGGCCTCCTAGAATGTATAGGTTCACAGTCTGGTATATTTACACAAGAAAAAGTCGACTACTGGATAGAGACagctgttagcagctctgtTGATATCAGTTCAGCATCTCCGACAGCAGAGATGCTGACACACAATATTCCCTAAAAGTCGGCACCTGGAACACTTGTGGAATCCAGTTCCGTAAtttcaggaaagaaaaaataaaatatctgtttgAGAAGGACTTCGACATCATGTACATCTCAGTGATTGTGCAAAAAGTGTAATTTCCATAGGCAATACTAAGGCTGATGGTGTTGGCATATTTTAAGAGATATCATCCCTGGCAGACTTCTTTTACTGGATTGTTTTTTATCACAGTGAAAAATATCATTATTATGCTTCATACTGCTCCAGATAAATGTAAGAAGTGTCAATTATTAAAAAGACTTGAAGAATGAACTATGATAGgttctggttttattttatgtagaGATTTCAATACAATAACTCAAGAAATTGTTCAAACTGAGTCCTGAGGTTAAACTATCGAAAGATGCAAAGCAAATTGATGTTTGTTGAGTCATTTGCCCCTTTGGAAGCGAGTTTACTAGGTTTGATTCAAAATTCCACAAATATATGTCCTCCAATTATAAAgttttgaattgattttttctGACTGTTTGTTGGTTAAAACAATACACAGTAATTAGAAAGATAACGATTTGATGActgaatgtaaaatatataaactgaTCCAATTGAACATTCTAGTTAAATCTGACACTAAATCATGGGAAATACTAAAATACAGAATTAAATAGAACTTAAAATATGAAAGCAAAGAATTAGACAAATTCAAGAATGCAGAGTAAGATGCACTAATGAATTCATTTAAGTAAAACAGATTAAAGATCAACTAGGCTACAGGTGTAAAACAGTTAAACATTAAGACACAAAGACACTCAATTATgtgttaatttaaaatatatatatacacacacacatcagaaataGATATGAGAAAATATTGGACCGgttttcacatttacaaaaattGGGTAACTGGACATGTTTTTAGTTTCTTGAAGGCGTTTCACCTCAACAACAGTGCAACAGGAGGAGGATCAAAACGGtagatcctctgccttttttctGCAACTCAGGAGTAGGCctagtaaaagtaaaacatcGCACCTATTTTTAAATAACCGGTAGGTGAAAGTTGATGTAGAAGTTGTGAAGTAGGCTAAAATATTGAGCAAGCATTGAGTTTCTCTCTCGTACAAAATTTGGAAATCAGCTCTTTAAATAAAGAAAGTGTGTGGCCCTTAAAAGGACCTTTGTTGTTGTAGATCTGATGAATTATCGGTTTAACCTCCGAAGCCGTACAGGGTGCGTCCCTGCCTCTTCAGCGCATACACCACATCCATGGCGGTCACGGTCTTTCTCTTGGCGTGCTCGGTGTAGGTGACGGCATCACGGATGACGTTCTCCAGGAAAACCTTGAGCACACCGCGGGTCTCCTCGTAGATCAGACCGGAGATACGCTTGACTCCACCGCGGCGAGCCAGACGGCGGATAGCGGGCTTGGTGATTCCCTGGATGTTATCACGGAGGACTTTACGGTGACGCTTGGCGCCTCCTTTACCGAGTCCTTTACCTCCTTTGCCTCTTCCGCTCATTGTCGCTGGTCAGAGTAAAGATACTGAAAATTTCCCAAGTCGAGTcgagagcgagcgagcgagcgagcgagcgagagtTCTTGAGCCTGGTGGGGCAGCTCAGGGCGTCCGCCCTTTTCTACCCATTGTAGTGGGTGGAGCTTGGTGAGCGGCAAGAGGTGGGAGGAGCAGGACTCTGGAGGAAGGAGGACGTAAGTGAACCAaggcaggggagagagagagagagagagagagagagagagagagcaggagagagagcgagagcgagagagacagagagaataaaagaaaataaacaaaataaaataaagtgctcatgtgtatttagtgcaggcttgtgtgtatttgtgtcttaAGTGATCTATTTGTGTTCTATTCATATGTTCATGTGTCCGTGTGAGTGTTTGGtggtctgtgttgtgtgtttttgtgttgagtTACTTGGCCATAGAAGAGGGGGGATCAGGGGATGGGGAGGGGGGGCTTCAGCTGGAGGATGAATGACAGGGGGGTGTTGACAATTTGTTTGGCTTCTTGGATGGTTCTCTGGAGGGCAGGGTTGTTTATTGCTGTACTTAAATATCTTCGGGCTATTGCTTGGTGTCTCTGTCTGATGGTCTGGATGCCGGTTATTCTGTGAATGTAGTGATTGCTGATATAGTTTGGGAGACGGTGAGCCAGTTTTAgtgctttattttgtattactTGGAGACGTTGTATCTGGTTGTCGGTGAGGGTGATCCAAGCGGGGACGGAGTATTCAAACAGGGGTCGGATGTAGGCTAGATAGACTTTGATTATTGTTGAGGGTGATGCGCCATGCTTTCCACAGAGGGCTTTGAGATggttcagtctgatgtttcctttttgttccaGTTTTGTGATGAATTTGGTCCAGGTCATGTTGCTTTGAAAGGTTACTCCGAGGAAGGTTGCTTCGTTGCTGATGCTGATTTGTTGATTGAATAATGAGAGATTAATGTTGTTGCGCTGTAGGTGTTGATTTTTGGTGAAGATGACACATTGGGTTTTGACGGGGTTGAGTTTGATGTGCCACATGCTTGACCAGGTTTCTATTTCTGTTATGCAATGTTGGAGTTTATTAGCTGCTAGTTGTGGAGATTTTGAGCTGGACCAGTAGCAGAGATCGTCGGCAAACTGTGAAACTTTGGCTATGGTGGCTGCGGGGTAGTAGATGTCTGAGGTATAGATGAGAAATAGAAGTGGACTGAGAACTGCGCCTTGTGGTACTCCTGCTTGGGGGGTGAATGGTGTTGAGATGGCTGAGTTGACTTTGACCTTGATGTAGCAGTTGTTGAGGAAGCTGGAGATGATGGATTGGGTGGGTTTGGGGAGTTTGAGGTTGGTGTCCAGTAATCTGTATATGAGACCGTTATGCCATACTTtatcaaatgctttttcaaTGTCGAAGAATATTGCTAGGGTGATTTGTTTCTTATTGAAGTTTCTGTAGATGTCTTCGGATAAACGGAGGATGTTGTCTGTTGTTGCTCTGCCTTTTCTGAAACCTGCTTGATGGATACCGATGAGACCTATTGATTCGATGTGATTACTGAGTCGGGGGGTGATGATTCTTTCAAAAAGTTTTCCGATGTGGCTGAGGAGGCTAATGGGGCGGTAGCTGGTGACGTTGTGGGTCTTTGCCGGGTTTGTGGATCATGGTGACGAGTGCAGTCTTCCAGGGTGAAGGGAAGTGGCCAGTGGTGAGGCATGTGGTGTAGAGCTGCCCAAGGTGCTGGAGGTAGGTGACTGGTGCTTGTTTGATAAGTATGGTGTGGATGGTGTCTTCTCCCGGtgctttatttttcatcttttttaggtGCAGTTGTATTTATTTGGTGGTGACAGGCCTTGTGAGGGGGTGGTGCTCTGTGGGGGGGTCGATTCTATTTGTCTGtgatgatttgtgttttgtgatttccTTGTCCACCAGGTCTT containing:
- the LOC140999613 gene encoding histone H4; this encodes MSGRGKGGKGLGKGGAKRHRKVLRDNIQGITKPAIRRLARRGGVKRISGLIYEETRGVLKVFLENVIRDAVTYTEHAKRKTVTAMDVVYALKRQGRTLYGFGG